In Gordonia phthalatica, one genomic interval encodes:
- a CDS encoding ATP synthase F0 subunit C, which produces MSFIAQTLAADNTIEGSGFGAIGYGLAAIGPGIGVGIVAGKAIEGIARQPELAGQIRATMFLGIALSEALALIGIVAGFIF; this is translated from the coding sequence ATGAGCTTCATCGCCCAGACCCTCGCTGCCGACAACACCATCGAAGGCTCCGGCTTCGGTGCCATCGGTTACGGCCTCGCAGCCATCGGCCCCGGCATCGGCGTCGGCATCGTCGCCGGCAAGGCCATCGAGGGCATCGCCCGTCAGCCCGAGCTGGCCGGCCAGATCCGCGCCACCATGTTCCTGGGCATCGCACTCTCTGAGGCACTGGCGCTGATCGGTATCGTCGCCGGCTTCATCTTCTGA
- a CDS encoding FAD-binding protein: MIRNELLTAPESEKEVRHLILDIEGSGLEYEPGDAVNVTPANEPALVAAIIDRLGVPGDTVIADRKGERTLTNALIHGFEITSTSPYLLDHLANARGVTKIADLLAGDRAELDAWCRGRDVLDLLNLDPTWSPTPEAFLSELRPLAARTYSISSSPSVHSGTLHLTPATVRHLASEGWTDGRDRGGAASTYLADRVDEGDTVGIYVTANKSFRLPEPDTDIIMVGPGTGIAPFRAFIHERSNDDGHGRNWLFHGARYRDQDFLYRDEMWAMEADGNLRLDVAFSREQDEKVYVSHLMGGKGEEIYSWIRDGAILYVCGDATQMARDVDETLTAIIREYGDFDEEGARAEVQRLREAGQYRRDVY, from the coding sequence GTGATCCGCAACGAGCTGCTGACGGCGCCGGAGAGCGAGAAGGAGGTCCGGCACCTGATCCTCGACATCGAAGGCTCGGGGCTGGAGTACGAGCCGGGCGACGCGGTCAACGTGACGCCGGCCAACGAACCCGCCCTGGTCGCGGCGATCATCGACCGACTCGGTGTCCCGGGTGACACGGTCATCGCCGACCGCAAGGGCGAGCGCACCCTCACCAACGCACTGATCCACGGCTTCGAGATCACCTCGACGTCGCCGTACCTGCTCGATCACCTGGCGAACGCCCGTGGCGTCACGAAGATCGCCGATCTCCTCGCCGGCGATCGCGCCGAGCTCGACGCCTGGTGCCGCGGACGCGACGTGCTGGACCTGCTGAATCTGGATCCCACGTGGTCCCCGACCCCGGAGGCGTTCCTCTCCGAGCTGCGTCCCCTCGCCGCCCGCACCTACTCCATCTCGTCGTCCCCGTCGGTGCACAGCGGCACCCTGCACCTGACTCCCGCCACCGTCCGCCACCTCGCGTCCGAGGGCTGGACCGACGGCCGCGACCGCGGCGGCGCCGCCTCCACCTACCTCGCGGATCGCGTCGACGAGGGCGACACGGTCGGCATCTACGTGACGGCCAACAAGTCGTTCCGACTCCCGGAGCCCGACACCGACATCATCATGGTGGGTCCCGGCACCGGCATCGCCCCGTTCCGTGCGTTCATCCACGAGCGCTCGAACGACGACGGCCACGGTCGCAACTGGCTCTTCCACGGCGCCCGCTACCGCGATCAGGACTTCCTGTACCGCGACGAGATGTGGGCGATGGAGGCCGACGGCAACCTCCGCCTCGATGTCGCGTTCTCCCGCGAGCAGGACGAGAAGGTCTACGTCTCGCACCTGATGGGCGGCAAGGGCGAGGAGATCTACAGCTGGATCCGCGACGGCGCCATCCTCTACGTGTGCGGCGACGCCACCCAGATGGCCCGCGACGTCGACGAGACGCTCACCGCGATCATCCGCGAGTACGGCGACTTCGACGAGGAGGGCGCCCGCGCCGAGGTGCAGCGTCTGCGCGAAGCAGGCCAATACCGCCGCGACGTGTACTGA
- a CDS encoding MraY family glycosyltransferase, producing the protein MLGYALESSSGGAGVPLRELALVGLAAAGITYFITGLVRVSAVRFGAVAVPRQRDVHVIPTPRLGGVGMYIGFVCAIGLAAQLPALNRGFSYTHDMLAVITAGLVIVLVGIVDDRWGLDALTKFVGQLTAAGVLVIMGVSWYLLYVPFADIGTVVLDPLQAGLLTVAITVTTINAINFVDGLDGLAAGLGLIAAVAICLFSLGLLHDQGGDVSYYPPALITAALAGACAGFLPHNFSPARIFMGDSGAMLIGLMLAAASTSASGRVARSAYGPADMFTLLSPLILVAAVMFIPMLDMIMAVIRRTRAGVGFYTPDKMHLHHRLLELGHSQRRVALLIYLWVGVLAFTVALGTLFPITVVLPVGAVGLLVALVATFAPRIRRRLAR; encoded by the coding sequence GTGCTGGGTTACGCGCTGGAGTCCTCCAGTGGCGGAGCCGGAGTGCCGCTGCGTGAGTTGGCGCTGGTCGGTCTGGCCGCCGCAGGCATCACCTACTTCATCACCGGCCTCGTCCGGGTGTCCGCGGTCCGGTTCGGCGCGGTCGCCGTGCCGCGGCAGCGGGACGTCCACGTGATCCCGACACCCCGTCTCGGCGGCGTCGGAATGTACATCGGCTTCGTCTGCGCGATCGGTCTCGCCGCGCAGCTCCCGGCGCTGAACCGCGGGTTCTCCTACACGCACGACATGCTGGCGGTCATCACCGCGGGTCTGGTGATCGTGCTGGTCGGCATCGTCGACGACCGCTGGGGTCTGGACGCCCTCACGAAGTTCGTCGGCCAGCTGACCGCCGCGGGCGTCCTCGTCATCATGGGCGTCAGCTGGTACCTGCTGTACGTGCCGTTCGCCGACATCGGCACCGTGGTGCTCGATCCGCTGCAGGCAGGCCTGCTGACCGTCGCGATCACGGTCACCACCATCAACGCCATCAACTTCGTCGACGGGCTCGACGGCCTGGCCGCCGGGCTCGGCCTCATCGCCGCCGTCGCGATCTGCCTGTTCTCGCTGGGCCTGCTGCACGATCAGGGCGGCGACGTCAGCTACTACCCACCCGCACTGATCACCGCCGCGCTGGCCGGCGCCTGCGCGGGCTTCCTGCCGCACAACTTCTCGCCCGCCCGGATCTTCATGGGCGACTCCGGAGCCATGCTGATCGGCCTGATGCTCGCCGCGGCGTCGACGAGTGCGTCGGGCCGCGTGGCCCGCAGCGCGTACGGTCCGGCCGACATGTTCACCCTGCTGTCGCCGCTGATCCTGGTCGCGGCGGTCATGTTCATCCCGATGCTCGACATGATCATGGCGGTGATCCGTCGCACCCGCGCGGGTGTCGGCTTCTACACCCCGGACAAGATGCATCTGCACCATCGGCTGCTGGAACTGGGGCACTCGCAGCGCCGTGTCGCCCTGCTCATCTACCTGTGGGTGGGCGTCCTGGCGTTCACGGTGGCCCTCGGGACGCTGTTCCCGATCACCGTGGTCCTGCCGGTGGGTGCCGTCGGCCTCCTGGTGGCCCTGGTGGCGACCTTCGCCCCGCGCATCCGTCGCCGGTTGGCCCGATAG
- the atpB gene encoding F0F1 ATP synthase subunit A, translating to MESVGREAERSRERERTLNAILAEGSFEHAPKIDDFFPTMLFGGTQEDSAWWGMDRLMLIRLVVAVLVALFFALALRNPKVIPGKLQNIGESMLDWVRINISEEILGKEEGRKYLPLIASIFFATIMLNITSIIPVLNISTNARIGMPLVMALVAYVTYCWVGISKYGFFGYIKATTVLPGVPLPIHFLLIPIEFASTFILQPFTLTVRLMANMLSGHMMLALFFGATQYFIIEQSGIWTVAGVGSLLAAVGFTFFELLVIALQAYIFALLTAVYIDKSIHAASH from the coding sequence ATGGAATCCGTAGGCCGGGAGGCTGAGCGGAGCCGAGAACGGGAGAGAACGCTGAACGCCATCCTCGCCGAAGGATCCTTCGAACACGCGCCGAAGATCGATGACTTCTTCCCAACGATGCTGTTCGGTGGAACGCAGGAGGACTCGGCGTGGTGGGGCATGGACCGCCTCATGCTGATCCGCCTCGTCGTCGCAGTGCTCGTCGCACTCTTCTTCGCACTCGCGCTGCGCAACCCCAAGGTGATTCCGGGCAAGCTCCAGAACATCGGTGAGAGCATGCTCGACTGGGTGCGGATCAACATCAGCGAAGAGATCCTCGGCAAGGAGGAGGGGCGCAAGTACCTCCCGCTGATCGCGTCGATCTTCTTCGCCACGATCATGCTGAACATCACGTCGATCATTCCGGTCCTGAACATCTCGACCAACGCCCGCATCGGCATGCCGCTGGTCATGGCCCTCGTCGCCTACGTGACCTACTGCTGGGTCGGCATCTCCAAGTACGGCTTCTTCGGCTACATCAAGGCCACCACGGTTCTCCCGGGCGTGCCGCTGCCGATCCACTTCCTGCTGATCCCGATCGAGTTCGCCTCGACCTTCATCCTTCAGCCCTTCACCCTGACCGTTCGACTCATGGCCAACATGCTGTCCGGTCACATGATGCTGGCCCTGTTCTTCGGCGCCACCCAGTACTTCATCATCGAGCAGAGCGGGATCTGGACCGTCGCCGGTGTGGGCTCGCTGCTCGCGGCCGTCGGCTTCACCTTCTTCGAGCTGCTGGTCATCGCGCTGCAGGCCTACATCTTCGCGCTGCTGACCGCGGTCTACATCGACAAGTCGATCCACGCCGCGTCGCACTAG
- the rpmE gene encoding 50S ribosomal protein L31, which yields MKQGIHPDYHVTTVNCGCGNEFTTRSTAKGGHITVEVCSNCHPFYTGKQKLLDTGGRVARFEKRYGKRVK from the coding sequence ATGAAGCAGGGAATCCACCCGGATTACCACGTGACCACCGTCAACTGCGGTTGCGGCAACGAGTTCACCACCCGCAGCACCGCCAAGGGCGGCCACATCACCGTGGAAGTCTGCTCCAACTGCCACCCGTTCTACACCGGCAAGCAGAAGCTTCTGGACACCGGCGGCCGCGTCGCACGCTTCGAGAAGCGTTACGGCAAGCGCGTCAAGTAG
- the prmC gene encoding peptide chain release factor N(5)-glutamine methyltransferase: protein MTSRISADELRRSVARRLADAGLDSAGAEATELVAQILGVEPGRLLLVDEVADADVARIGDAVARRVRREPLQHITSRAHFAGLELAVGPGVFIPRPETELIVEWALTRIAETSSTRTDPLTVVDLCSGSGALALAIAHHAPRTTRVIAVELSATAGEYLQRNIDALRLADRVRLVRGDVTDADTVGPILRDADLVVSNPPYVPAQSEVSPEVAYDPPEAVFSGDSGMDLIDALAPLLARHLPPGVAVAIEHDDTTAEAVCAALTDTGEFDRVRSHLDLARRPRFVSAVRRDDRLGHGRDSGSAASGADCVEGWKA from the coding sequence GTGACGTCCCGCATCTCGGCCGACGAACTGCGCCGGAGCGTCGCGCGGCGACTGGCCGATGCCGGACTGGACTCCGCGGGCGCCGAAGCCACCGAACTCGTCGCCCAGATCCTCGGCGTGGAGCCGGGGCGGCTGCTGCTGGTCGACGAGGTCGCCGACGCAGACGTCGCTCGGATCGGTGACGCGGTGGCCCGACGCGTCCGGCGTGAGCCGCTGCAGCACATCACGTCCCGCGCACATTTCGCCGGTCTGGAACTGGCGGTGGGGCCCGGGGTCTTCATCCCGCGGCCGGAGACCGAGCTGATCGTCGAATGGGCCCTGACCCGGATCGCCGAGACGTCCTCGACGCGCACGGATCCGCTCACCGTGGTGGACCTGTGCTCGGGGAGCGGCGCGTTGGCACTGGCGATCGCGCACCACGCGCCGCGGACGACGCGGGTGATCGCGGTGGAGCTCTCAGCCACGGCGGGGGAGTACCTGCAGCGCAACATCGACGCCCTCCGCCTCGCCGACCGTGTGCGGCTGGTGCGCGGCGACGTCACCGACGCCGACACCGTCGGACCGATTCTGCGTGACGCCGACCTGGTGGTCAGCAACCCGCCGTACGTCCCCGCGCAGTCCGAGGTGTCCCCGGAAGTCGCCTACGATCCGCCGGAGGCCGTGTTCTCGGGGGACTCGGGAATGGACCTCATCGACGCGCTCGCGCCGCTTCTGGCGCGACATCTTCCGCCGGGTGTGGCGGTCGCGATCGAGCACGACGACACCACGGCCGAGGCGGTGTGCGCCGCATTGACCGACACCGGGGAGTTCGATCGGGTGCGGTCGCACCTGGACCTGGCGCGACGACCGCGGTTCGTGAGCGCGGTTCGCCGTGATGATCGGTTGGGACACGGTCGCGACAGTGGGTCTGCGGCTTCCGGCGCCGACTGCGTGGAAGGATGGAAAGCGTGA
- a CDS encoding F0F1 ATP synthase subunit delta produces the protein MYAASSREALDGARVELETILRGADATTVGTELLTVADTVGADRTLRITLADSATAPDHRAAFADKVLQGKVADATRTIVASTAARSWSSDAELVSGLRQLGREALLLAAKAGDKADTVEDELFRLARVIKGDNALEQALSDRSRSTADRTALLRTLIDGKVDAITERLAVDAVATSAELPGDAIDELSQLAAASNGRKVAYVTSAGELSSEQRSKLASQLSEIYAAPVTLHVDIDPELLGGVVVRVGDERIDGSIAGKIATLRRGLR, from the coding sequence ATGTACGCAGCGTCAAGCCGTGAAGCCCTCGATGGGGCCCGCGTCGAGCTGGAAACCATCCTTCGTGGAGCCGATGCGACGACCGTCGGAACCGAACTGCTGACGGTGGCCGACACCGTCGGCGCCGACCGCACGCTGCGCATCACGCTGGCCGACTCGGCGACGGCGCCCGATCATCGGGCCGCCTTCGCGGACAAGGTTCTGCAGGGCAAGGTCGCGGACGCTACGCGGACCATCGTCGCCTCGACGGCGGCACGGTCCTGGTCGAGCGATGCCGAGCTGGTCTCGGGTCTTCGTCAGCTGGGTCGCGAAGCCCTGCTGCTGGCGGCCAAGGCCGGCGACAAGGCGGACACCGTCGAAGACGAGCTGTTCCGTCTGGCCCGTGTCATCAAGGGCGACAACGCCCTGGAGCAGGCGCTCTCGGATCGCAGCCGCAGCACCGCCGATCGCACCGCGCTCCTGCGCACGCTGATCGACGGCAAGGTGGACGCGATCACCGAGCGGCTGGCCGTGGACGCGGTCGCCACCTCGGCCGAGCTCCCCGGCGATGCGATCGACGAGCTGTCGCAGCTGGCAGCAGCCAGCAACGGCCGCAAGGTCGCCTACGTCACCAGCGCGGGCGAACTGTCGAGCGAGCAGCGAAGCAAGCTCGCCTCGCAGCTCTCGGAGATCTACGCGGCCCCGGTCACCCTGCACGTCGACATCGACCCCGAGCTCCTCGGCGGCGTTGTGGTCCGTGTCGGTGACGAGCGCATCGACGGCAGCATTGCGGGTAAGATCGCGACGCTGCGTCGCGGCCTCCGGTAG
- the glyA gene encoding serine hydroxymethyltransferase produces the protein MSTESGIGGFVNPLDADAEVAALLAREETRRRGSLQMVAAESASSPAVRAAVGSIFADKYAEGYPGRRYHGGVEVVDDVEQLAIDRARTLFGAEYVNVQPLSWALANFAVYVAFSQPGDQVLSLSLKHGGHQSHGSRANLSGRWFGVLNYGVRRDSERVDYDQIRELALLHRPRILVAGGTSYSRGWDFAAMRAIADEAECILWVDAAHLAGLTAAGILESPVPYADVVTVATNKVMRGPRGGMLLARAEHADSLSRAVYPFLQGAPAMHAIAGKAVAFGECLRPEYTDYAHAVADNAATLAAQLDARGLRTVSGGTDTHIGVVEVSSLGISGREAARRLAAGRIVVDKAVTPFDEAPVAEGSAIRFGSAVLASDGLRPADMPHIADLMMQAMTTDDPARHEAIARDVAAIGGDGPTGER, from the coding sequence GTGAGCACCGAGTCCGGGATCGGCGGCTTCGTGAACCCGCTCGACGCCGACGCCGAGGTCGCCGCACTGCTGGCCCGCGAGGAGACCCGGCGCCGCGGCAGCCTGCAGATGGTGGCCGCCGAGTCGGCGTCGTCGCCCGCGGTCCGCGCGGCCGTCGGATCGATCTTCGCCGACAAGTACGCGGAGGGCTATCCCGGACGTCGCTACCACGGCGGCGTTGAGGTGGTCGACGACGTGGAGCAGCTGGCGATCGACCGCGCCCGGACCCTCTTCGGCGCGGAGTACGTCAACGTGCAGCCGCTGTCGTGGGCACTCGCCAACTTCGCCGTCTACGTCGCCTTCTCCCAGCCCGGCGACCAGGTGCTGTCGCTGAGCCTCAAGCACGGCGGACACCAGTCGCACGGCTCGCGCGCCAACCTGTCGGGACGCTGGTTCGGGGTGCTGAACTACGGCGTCCGCCGCGACTCCGAACGCGTCGACTACGACCAGATCCGCGAGCTCGCCCTGCTTCACCGTCCCCGCATCCTGGTGGCCGGCGGCACGTCGTACTCGCGCGGCTGGGACTTCGCCGCGATGCGCGCGATCGCCGACGAGGCGGAGTGCATCCTCTGGGTGGACGCCGCGCACCTGGCCGGCCTCACCGCGGCCGGAATTCTCGAGTCGCCCGTCCCGTATGCGGACGTGGTCACCGTCGCCACCAACAAGGTGATGCGCGGACCGCGCGGCGGCATGCTGCTGGCGCGCGCCGAGCACGCCGACTCGCTCTCGCGGGCCGTCTACCCGTTCCTGCAGGGTGCGCCTGCGATGCACGCGATCGCGGGCAAGGCCGTCGCCTTCGGCGAATGCCTGCGTCCCGAGTACACCGACTACGCGCACGCGGTCGCCGACAACGCCGCCACGCTGGCCGCCCAACTCGACGCCAGAGGTCTGCGGACCGTCTCCGGCGGCACCGACACCCACATCGGCGTGGTGGAGGTGTCCTCCCTGGGGATCAGCGGCCGCGAGGCGGCACGACGCCTCGCTGCCGGCCGGATCGTAGTCGACAAGGCGGTGACCCCGTTCGACGAGGCGCCGGTCGCAGAGGGCTCGGCCATCCGCTTCGGCAGTGCGGTCCTGGCGTCCGACGGCCTGCGGCCCGCGGATATGCCCCACATCGCCGACCTGATGATGCAGGCGATGACCACCGACGACCCCGCTCGCCACGAGGCGATCGCTCGGGACGTGGCTGCGATCGGCGGCGACGGGCCGACAGGGGAGAGGTAG
- a CDS encoding F0F1 ATP synthase subunit B yields MINEQILAANPADNPLIPPLYDIWWSLVAFLVVLFVFWKYVIPMYRKALDERRDTIEGGIARAEAAQAEAAQQLAAYREQLAGAREEAAAIRDEARTQGAQIVSDMKAQATSESDRIIANGNAQLDAQRQQVVSELRGDLGKLSVDLAEKLVGESLSDNVKQEGTVNRFLAELDGVSNETAK; encoded by the coding sequence ATGATCAACGAACAGATTCTCGCGGCGAACCCGGCGGACAATCCGCTCATCCCGCCGCTGTACGACATCTGGTGGTCGCTGGTCGCCTTCCTCGTCGTCCTCTTCGTCTTCTGGAAGTACGTCATCCCGATGTACCGCAAGGCACTCGACGAGCGTCGCGACACGATCGAGGGCGGTATCGCCCGCGCCGAGGCCGCTCAGGCCGAGGCGGCACAGCAGCTGGCGGCGTACCGCGAGCAGCTGGCCGGTGCACGTGAGGAAGCGGCAGCCATCCGTGACGAGGCCCGCACCCAGGGTGCGCAGATCGTCTCGGACATGAAGGCTCAGGCCACGAGCGAGAGCGATCGGATCATCGCCAACGGCAACGCCCAGCTCGACGCGCAGCGTCAGCAGGTCGTCTCCGAACTGCGCGGCGATCTCGGCAAGCTGTCGGTCGACCTGGCTGAGAAGCTGGTCGGTGAGTCCCTGTCGGACAACGTCAAGCAGGAGGGCACCGTCAACCGGTTCCTCGCCGAGCTCGACGGTGTGTCGAACGAGACCGCGAAGTAA
- the prfA gene encoding peptide chain release factor 1 has product MSTQEPSAIDDILAEHAGLQDQLSDPSLHDDPANARRVGKRFAELAPVMTTYSKLTAARDDLEAARELAEVDSSFAEEIPALEATVAELDTVLTDLLAPRDPHDSDDVVLEVKSGAGGEESALFASDLVRMYLKYCEKHGWKATVLGVTESDLGGYKDATLSIKARETVRDGVWSRLKFEGGVHRVQRVPVTESQGRIHTSAAGVLIYPEPDEVEEIHIDESDLRIDVYRSSGKGGQGVNTTDSAVRITHLPTNIVVTCQNERSQIQNKARAMQVLAARLKAAAEEAADAEAAEGRHAQIRTVDRSERIRTYNFPENRITDHRIGYKANNLDSVLGGEMDALLDALVDADKQARLQQ; this is encoded by the coding sequence GTGAGCACGCAGGAACCGTCCGCCATCGACGACATCCTCGCCGAACACGCCGGACTCCAGGACCAGCTGTCCGATCCGTCGCTGCACGACGACCCCGCCAACGCGCGACGCGTCGGCAAACGGTTCGCCGAACTCGCCCCGGTCATGACCACGTACAGCAAGCTGACCGCCGCCCGCGACGACCTCGAAGCCGCTCGGGAGCTCGCCGAGGTCGACAGCTCGTTCGCCGAGGAGATCCCGGCCCTGGAGGCGACGGTCGCCGAACTCGACACCGTGCTCACCGACCTGCTGGCACCGCGCGACCCGCACGACTCCGACGACGTGGTGCTGGAGGTCAAGTCCGGCGCCGGCGGCGAGGAGTCCGCACTGTTCGCGTCCGACCTGGTCCGCATGTACCTCAAGTACTGCGAGAAGCACGGCTGGAAGGCCACCGTCCTCGGTGTCACCGAGTCCGACCTCGGCGGCTACAAGGACGCCACGCTGTCGATCAAGGCGCGTGAGACGGTGCGCGACGGCGTGTGGTCGCGGCTCAAGTTCGAGGGCGGCGTGCACCGCGTGCAGCGCGTGCCGGTCACCGAATCGCAGGGACGCATCCACACCTCGGCGGCCGGCGTGCTGATCTACCCGGAACCGGACGAGGTGGAGGAGATCCACATCGACGAGTCCGACCTGCGCATCGACGTCTACCGCAGCTCCGGCAAGGGCGGCCAGGGCGTCAACACCACCGACTCCGCCGTGCGCATCACCCACCTGCCGACGAACATCGTCGTCACCTGCCAGAACGAGCGCTCGCAGATCCAGAACAAGGCCCGCGCCATGCAGGTCCTCGCGGCACGACTGAAGGCCGCCGCCGAGGAGGCCGCCGACGCCGAGGCCGCCGAGGGGCGCCACGCGCAGATCCGCACCGTCGACCGCTCCGAGCGCATCCGCACCTACAACTTCCCGGAGAACCGGATCACCGACCACCGCATCGGATACAAGGCCAACAACCTCGACTCCGTGCTGGGCGGCGAGATGGACGCGCTCCTGGACGCGCTCGTCGACGCCGACAAGCAGGCGCGTCTGCAGCAGTGA
- the atpA gene encoding F0F1 ATP synthase subunit alpha, with protein sequence MAELTISSDEIRSAIASYTQDVGSQAAREEIGTVTDTGDGIAHVAGLPGAMANELLEFPGGIRGVALNLDLDEVGAVILGDSENIEEGQEVKRTGNVLSVPVGDKFLGRVIDPLGAPIDGLGAIDSEGDRVLELQAASVLERQPVEESLATGIKAIDAMTAIGRGQRQLIIGDRKTGKTAVCIDAILNQKDNWATGDPEKQVRCIYVAVGQKGSTIAGVKSALEEAGAMEYTTIVAAPASDSAGFKWLAPYTGSALGQHWMYQGKHVLIVFDDLSKQAEAYRAISLLLRRPPGREAYPGDVFYLHSRLLERSAKLSDALGGGSMTALPIIETKANDVSAFIPTNVISITDGQVFLESDLFNKGVRPAINVGISVSRVGGAAQTKGLKDVSGSLRLELAQFRELEAFSAFASDLDAASKAQLERGARWVELLKQDQYSPAAVEDQIVSLYLCGEGFMDSVPVADIRRFEAELLGDLHHTAKGVYSNIAGGKKLTAEDKAALATATNNFKAGFIASDGTRVVEVEADPLAAEDVESETLKVTKKQK encoded by the coding sequence ATGGCGGAGTTGACCATCTCCTCCGATGAAATTCGGAGCGCGATCGCAAGTTACACCCAAGACGTGGGCAGCCAGGCCGCGCGCGAAGAGATCGGCACCGTCACCGACACCGGTGACGGCATCGCGCACGTCGCCGGCCTTCCCGGTGCAATGGCCAACGAGCTGCTGGAGTTCCCCGGCGGCATCCGCGGCGTCGCACTGAACCTCGACCTGGACGAGGTCGGCGCCGTCATCCTGGGCGACTCGGAGAACATCGAAGAGGGCCAGGAAGTCAAGCGCACCGGCAACGTGCTGTCGGTCCCGGTCGGCGACAAGTTCCTCGGCCGCGTCATCGACCCGCTGGGCGCCCCGATCGACGGCCTCGGCGCCATCGACTCGGAGGGCGACCGCGTCCTCGAGCTGCAGGCGGCCTCGGTCCTCGAGCGTCAGCCCGTCGAGGAGTCCCTCGCCACCGGCATCAAGGCCATCGACGCCATGACCGCCATCGGCCGCGGCCAGCGCCAGCTGATCATCGGCGACCGCAAGACCGGCAAGACCGCGGTCTGCATCGACGCCATCCTGAACCAGAAGGACAACTGGGCGACCGGCGATCCGGAGAAGCAGGTCCGCTGCATCTACGTCGCCGTCGGTCAGAAGGGTTCGACCATCGCCGGCGTCAAGTCGGCTCTGGAAGAGGCCGGCGCGATGGAGTACACCACCATCGTCGCGGCTCCCGCGTCCGACTCCGCCGGCTTCAAGTGGCTGGCCCCGTACACCGGCTCGGCCCTCGGCCAGCACTGGATGTACCAGGGCAAGCACGTCCTCATCGTGTTCGACGACCTGTCGAAGCAGGCTGAGGCCTACCGCGCCATCTCGCTGCTGCTGCGCCGCCCGCCGGGCCGCGAGGCTTACCCCGGCGACGTCTTCTACCTGCACTCGCGTCTGCTGGAGCGTTCGGCCAAGCTGTCCGACGCCCTCGGCGGCGGTTCGATGACCGCCCTGCCGATCATCGAGACCAAGGCCAACGACGTCTCGGCGTTCATCCCGACCAACGTCATCTCGATCACCGACGGCCAGGTCTTCCTGGAGTCGGACCTGTTCAACAAGGGCGTCCGCCCCGCGATCAACGTCGGCATCTCGGTGTCGCGCGTCGGTGGCGCCGCCCAGACCAAGGGTCTCAAGGACGTCTCCGGTTCGCTGCGTCTGGAGCTCGCGCAGTTCCGTGAGCTGGAGGCCTTCTCGGCCTTCGCCTCGGACCTCGACGCCGCGTCGAAGGCACAGCTCGAGCGCGGTGCCCGCTGGGTGGAGCTGCTCAAGCAGGACCAGTACAGCCCGGCCGCCGTCGAAGACCAGATCGTCTCGCTGTACCTGTGCGGCGAAGGCTTCATGGACTCGGTGCCGGTCGCGGACATCCGCCGCTTCGAGGCCGAGCTGCTCGGCGATCTGCACCACACCGCCAAGGGCGTGTACAGCAACATCGCGGGCGGCAAGAAGCTGACCGCCGAGGACAAGGCCGCTCTGGCGACCGCGACCAACAACTTCAAGGCCGGCTTCATCGCCTCGGACGGCACGCGTGTCGTCGAGGTCGAAGCCGACCCCCTGGCCGCTGAGGACGTCGAGTCGGAGACCCTCAAAGTGACCAAGAAGCAGAAGTAA
- a CDS encoding L-threonylcarbamoyladenylate synthase → MSAVFDCSDPDEREAGLRAAVGAARGGRLVVMPTDTVYGLGCDAFDSEAVSALLEAKGRGRDMPVPVLVGSWHTVDGLVRYVSPQARELVQAFWPGGLSLVVEQAPSLAWDLGDTSGSVMIRMPLHPVAIELLREVGPMAVSSANISGQPPATVVGDAKTMLADKVAVYLDGGPADHAVASTIVDLTGETPIILREGAIPAEDIAEVLDVDVADLRRTP, encoded by the coding sequence GTGAGCGCGGTATTCGATTGCAGTGACCCCGACGAGCGGGAAGCAGGCCTGCGGGCCGCGGTGGGCGCCGCCCGCGGCGGCCGCCTGGTGGTGATGCCGACCGACACCGTGTACGGCCTGGGCTGCGACGCCTTCGACAGCGAGGCGGTGTCCGCGCTGCTCGAGGCGAAGGGGCGCGGCCGCGACATGCCGGTTCCGGTGCTCGTCGGCTCCTGGCACACTGTCGACGGCCTCGTCCGCTACGTCTCGCCGCAGGCCCGCGAACTGGTGCAGGCGTTCTGGCCGGGCGGCCTCAGCCTGGTGGTGGAGCAGGCGCCGTCCCTCGCGTGGGACCTCGGCGACACCTCCGGCAGCGTGATGATCCGCATGCCGCTGCATCCGGTCGCCATCGAACTGCTGCGCGAGGTGGGGCCGATGGCGGTCTCCAGCGCCAACATCTCCGGGCAGCCGCCCGCCACGGTGGTCGGCGACGCGAAGACCATGCTCGCCGACAAGGTGGCCGTCTACCTGGACGGTGGGCCGGCGGATCATGCCGTCGCGTCGACGATCGTCGACCTGACCGGCGAGACGCCGATCATCCTCCGCGAAGGCGCGATCCCCGCGGAGGACATCGCCGAAGTGCTCGACGTCGACGTCGCCGACCTCCGGAGGACCCCGTGA